CGACCAACTTGAGCGGATCCTGTCTGACCATGTGGAAGACCCGCTCGCCGCGTTCGCGAAAGCATACATCTATTTCTACGACCACCTGAACCGCTTTCCAGGGTATGGACGGCTCGTGCTTTCGGCGCTTGCCGATTCCGGCGATGAACGGTTCCGCGGGGTCCTCGAGGACAACATCGCGCGGGCGGAGAGTATCCTTCTCGGAGGCATCCAACGTGGAATCGACGCGGGAGTCTTCCGAAAAGACGTGAATCTTGAACTCGTGCGCTGGATTTTCGTGAGCGGCTACCACTACATGATTGTGGCGCGGCAGCTGGGGCGGTTGCCCGAAGCGAACGCCGAGCTGATGCAGGCGCTGCTGAAACCCATTCTAGCCGATCCGATCGCATCGGTAGCGCAGGCCAAAGGCAAAGGGGAAATTCAATGAAAACCGAGTTCGACGTTATCGTGGTCGGCGGCGGCATCAACGGCCTCGCCTGTGGATGCTACCTCCAGAAAGCCGGTCTCCAAGTGGCCGTCTTCGAAAAACGGAACGAATGTGGACCCTTCGCGCTCACCGAGGATATTTTCGGCGCAGGCGTGCCGGTCGACACGCACGCCGGCGTCTGCTTCATCGTGATGAGCCCCGCCTGGGGCGATCTGGAACTCGAGAAGTTCGGTCTCGATCTCATCATCCCAAAAGTGCCGGCGGGCACGGTATGGAAAGATGGGAAGAATCTGCTCTACAGCACCGATCCGGTTCGAACCTACGACGCCTTCGCCCGGTTTTCAAAGAAGGACGCGGACACGTTCTTCCGCGTGGCCGGTTCTCTCATCCCGCAGGCCCCCGAGATTCTCGAACGCGCCGTGTTCAGCGCCCCCTCGGAGGAAAATCTCGAATACATGTGGGAGCTGGGAAAGCACGCGGGATTCAGCGCGCGGGACGCGAAGACGATGAACAGCTTCGAACTGTTCGACCTGATTTATGAAAACGACTACGTGCGGATGAGTTGCATGGGCGGCTCCGCCATCGGCGTCTTCGGTGATCCCGCCGAAAAAGGCGAGGGCATGCTGATGTCGCTCCTGGGCTTCACGCTTGCCTTCGGCGTCCCCCGGGGAGGCATGCACAATCTGGTCCACTCGCTTGTCCGATGCTTCCGCCACCACGGCGGATCGCTCTTCTACAACGCGCCCGTGGAGCACGTGGAGTTCGAAAACGGGGCGCCCCGCCGAATCGTTCTGAACGATGCGGCGCCGTATCCCACGCGCGAGTTCAAGGCCCGCCAGGCCGTGGTGATGCACGTCAGCCCGCCCTTGGCGAAAAACATGCTGGGGAAAGATGCGATCGCGACGAAGGATCCCGAACTGTGGGGCAAGATGGAGGATTGGGACATGACCGGCCACTGCGCGTTCACCTCCTACGTCCTCCTCAAGAAACCGCCTCGATGGGATTCGGAAACGTGGGACCCGGATGTGAATCTCTGCGCCTTCCCGTTGCGAGCGTGGGACTCGTGGGACCACGCGAAGCGATCCTTCCAATATGCGAAGAACGAGGAACTGTTTTCCGTGGCGGGCGATGTGGGCGAGATGTACAACCTCTCGTCGGTCGATCCCAGCCGGGTCTCGCCGGAAGGGCGGACCGTCGTCGTCTACGAGGTCGAATACCCCATGAATCTCCGCCGATACGGCGGAATCAAGGCGTGGGACAACCGCGAACTGACGGATCGGCTTCACCAATCGCATCTCGAAGATCTGGGTTCACTGATTACCGGATTCAAGGACCAACTCCTCGCGCACACCTACTACACACCGATCGACAACTGGCGCCGGAATCCCTCGGCCATCTACGGCCACGAACTCGGCGGAGACGTGAGCGGAGGTCAGTGGTACTTCGGACGGATGCCTTCGAGGTCCAAGATCGGCGGTCTCTACTTCAGCCAGGGAGTCTGGCCCGCCTCGCTCACACACCTCGGCAATGGATATGTGGCGGCATGCGCCGTGGCCGAGGATCTCGGTGTCCGGAAGCAGCCCTGGTGGAATCATCGACCGTTGGATTATTTCCAGGGGCGCGGATTCCTCACGGGAAGCTTCTGAGGAACCGATGATGGCGACAAGCGCAATACCTGATCTCGATGTCCTGGTCATCGGCGCCGGACCCAACGGGTTGGCCTGCGCGGCCTATCTGGCCCGAGCCGGAGGCAAGGTGGCGGTCGTTGAAAAAAACGTGGAATCCGGAGGCGGCCTTCTAACGCAGGAAATCTCGGGATTCAAACTCAACCATCACGCGACGTACATGATGCTCGCCGAGCGGATGATCCCCTATGCGGATTTGAATCTCGCCGACCGCGGTGTGGCCTTCGTGCGGCCTGAAGCCCAGGCGGCCTTCCTGTTCAAGGACAAATCCTCGTTCACACTCTACACCGACGTCAAGAAATCTCAGGAATCGATCGCGCGCCTGTCCGCCAAGGATGCCGAAGCCTACGGAAGGCTCCATGATGAGTTTCAGAGGATGTGCGACGCCTTTCTGATTCCCGCGACGTACGCCCCGCCGGTTGAACCGCTGGAGCAGGTGGAATTGCTCCAGAACGCCGACCAGCTCGGGAAAGTCATCGCCGATATCTCAGAATGTTCTCCCCTCGAAGTGATCAATCGATATAAGTTTTCCGATCGGCGAGTGAAGGCCGGTGTCCTTTACCTGGCTTCGATGTTCGGCCTCGATCCGGAGGAGAGCGGGATGGGATTCATGGCGCCGATCTATGTTCACCGGCTGACGCAGAATGCCCTCGTCCGCGGCGGG
The nucleotide sequence above comes from Nitrospirota bacterium. Encoded proteins:
- a CDS encoding TetR/AcrR family transcriptional regulator, whose product is MGIEHRLSRDHRRIDILHRAVRAFGKTNFHRTTTKTVAIEAGISEALLFQHFKNKEDLFVETLRQASQELNDQLERILSDHVEDPLAAFAKAYIYFYDHLNRFPGYGRLVLSALADSGDERFRGVLEDNIARAESILLGGIQRGIDAGVFRKDVNLELVRWIFVSGYHYMIVARQLGRLPEANAELMQALLKPILADPIASVAQAKGKGEIQ
- a CDS encoding NAD(P)/FAD-dependent oxidoreductase — protein: MKTEFDVIVVGGGINGLACGCYLQKAGLQVAVFEKRNECGPFALTEDIFGAGVPVDTHAGVCFIVMSPAWGDLELEKFGLDLIIPKVPAGTVWKDGKNLLYSTDPVRTYDAFARFSKKDADTFFRVAGSLIPQAPEILERAVFSAPSEENLEYMWELGKHAGFSARDAKTMNSFELFDLIYENDYVRMSCMGGSAIGVFGDPAEKGEGMLMSLLGFTLAFGVPRGGMHNLVHSLVRCFRHHGGSLFYNAPVEHVEFENGAPRRIVLNDAAPYPTREFKARQAVVMHVSPPLAKNMLGKDAIATKDPELWGKMEDWDMTGHCAFTSYVLLKKPPRWDSETWDPDVNLCAFPLRAWDSWDHAKRSFQYAKNEELFSVAGDVGEMYNLSSVDPSRVSPEGRTVVVYEVEYPMNLRRYGGIKAWDNRELTDRLHQSHLEDLGSLITGFKDQLLAHTYYTPIDNWRRNPSAIYGHELGGDVSGGQWYFGRMPSRSKIGGLYFSQGVWPASLTHLGNGYVAACAVAEDLGVRKQPWWNHRPLDYFQGRGFLTGSF